Proteins co-encoded in one Listeria ivanovii subsp. ivanovii genomic window:
- a CDS encoding alpha/beta hydrolase, which yields MAILELNFKSECLAVQTSATVILPEIATLYHSNIPKYKTLYILHGLSNNHTTYIRNTNIERYATKKGLAVVMPAADHSFYSNMVHGRNYFEFVSKELPQVMKNWFPLSEKKEDTFIAGHSMGGYGAFKVALTYPENFQAAASMSGVMDINYIIKEDCFENFSTRAITGDMSSQTGTENDLFHLLENNLASQIKLPDLFQNCGTEDFLYEDNVRFRDFALGKNAPLEYREGPGDHDWDFWDKSIKEIIDWLPL from the coding sequence TTGGCTATTTTAGAACTAAATTTCAAATCGGAATGTTTAGCTGTGCAAACAAGTGCAACCGTCATTTTACCTGAAATAGCAACCCTCTATCATAGTAACATTCCGAAATATAAAACTTTATATATTCTGCACGGCTTATCTAATAACCATACTACTTATATTCGCAATACTAATATCGAACGTTATGCCACTAAAAAAGGACTTGCTGTAGTCATGCCAGCTGCTGATCATAGTTTTTATTCCAACATGGTTCACGGACGTAATTATTTTGAATTTGTAAGTAAAGAACTACCCCAAGTGATGAAAAACTGGTTTCCACTATCAGAAAAAAAAGAAGATACCTTTATCGCCGGACATTCAATGGGAGGTTACGGTGCATTTAAAGTCGCGCTTACATATCCCGAAAATTTCCAAGCAGCGGCAAGTATGTCTGGGGTGATGGACATTAACTATATTATTAAGGAAGACTGCTTTGAAAACTTTAGTACAAGAGCTATTACAGGAGATATGTCCAGCCAAACAGGGACAGAAAATGATTTATTTCATTTATTAGAGAACAACTTAGCGAGCCAAATCAAGCTGCCTGACTTGTTCCAAAACTGTGGTACGGAAGATTTTCTCTATGAAGATAATGTCCGTTTCCGCGATTTCGCACTCGGGAAAAATGCGCCCCTAGAATACCGTGAAGGCCCTGGTGATCATGATTGGGATTTTTGGGATAAAAGTATCAAAGAAATTATCGATTGGTTACCTTTATAA
- a CDS encoding glutamate decarboxylase produces MLYSENDKRKHESYRIPLFGSEEESTSIPKYVLKKEPMEPRIAYQLVKDQLMDEGNARQNLATFCQTYMEEEAQLLMAETLEKNAIDKSEYPQTAELENRCVNILADLWNAPKEMAYLGTSTVGSSEACMLGGLAMKFRWRKNAEKRGLDIQAKRPNLIISSGYQVCWEKFCVYWDIDMRVIPMDKEHLSLDVDRVFDFVDDYTIGIVGILGITYTGKFDDIALLDEKVEAYNEANEHQLVIHVDGASGAMFTPFVNPELPWDFRLKNVVSINTSGHKYGLVYPGVGWILWKDKEYLPEELIFEVSYLGGSMPTMAINFSRSASQIIGQYYNFLRFGFEGYREIHEKTKKTALYLAKTVEKSGYFEIINDGSNLPIVCYKMKEDLDVEWTLYDLADQLLMKGWQVPAYPLPTDLSDTIIQRFVCRADLGHNVAEEFASDFHAAIKNLEHARVLYHDKGRNDSYGFTH; encoded by the coding sequence ATGCTTTATAGCGAAAACGACAAGCGAAAACATGAAAGTTATCGAATTCCACTCTTTGGTTCCGAGGAAGAGAGTACAAGTATTCCGAAATATGTTTTGAAGAAAGAACCAATGGAACCGCGTATTGCTTATCAACTCGTGAAAGATCAGTTGATGGATGAGGGAAATGCTAGACAAAACTTGGCGACTTTTTGTCAAACATACATGGAAGAAGAAGCGCAGTTACTTATGGCGGAAACGCTCGAAAAAAATGCGATAGATAAGTCGGAATATCCGCAAACCGCAGAACTCGAAAACAGGTGTGTTAATATTTTAGCTGATTTATGGAATGCGCCGAAAGAAATGGCTTACTTAGGCACTTCCACTGTCGGATCATCCGAGGCATGCATGCTCGGTGGTTTAGCAATGAAATTTAGATGGCGTAAAAATGCTGAAAAACGTGGGTTAGATATTCAAGCAAAACGTCCTAATTTGATTATTTCTTCAGGGTATCAAGTTTGTTGGGAAAAATTTTGTGTGTACTGGGATATCGATATGCGTGTGATACCAATGGATAAAGAACATCTAAGTTTAGACGTGGACCGGGTATTTGATTTTGTAGATGATTATACGATTGGTATTGTTGGGATTTTAGGTATTACTTATACTGGGAAATTTGATGATATTGCTTTACTAGATGAAAAAGTAGAGGCTTATAATGAAGCCAATGAACATCAACTAGTGATTCATGTGGACGGAGCGAGTGGTGCGATGTTTACACCCTTTGTAAATCCAGAATTGCCATGGGACTTCCGTTTGAAAAACGTCGTTTCAATTAATACATCTGGTCATAAATATGGTCTCGTTTATCCAGGCGTTGGATGGATACTTTGGAAGGATAAAGAGTATTTACCAGAAGAATTAATTTTTGAAGTAAGTTACTTGGGTGGTTCGATGCCAACGATGGCGATTAATTTCTCCAGAAGTGCTAGCCAAATTATCGGGCAATATTATAATTTTTTACGGTTTGGTTTTGAAGGTTACCGAGAAATTCACGAAAAAACAAAGAAAACAGCACTCTATCTTGCAAAAACAGTAGAAAAAAGTGGCTATTTTGAGATTATCAATGATGGTTCTAACTTGCCGATAGTTTGTTATAAAATGAAAGAAGATTTGGATGTCGAATGGACATTGTATGACTTAGCAGATCAACTTTTAATGAAAGGCTGGCAAGTTCCTGCGTACCCACTACCAACTGATTTGAGTGATACAATAATTCAACGTTTTGTTTGCCGGGCAGATTTAGGGCATAATGTTGCCGAAGAATTTGCGAGTGATTTTCATGCGGCAATCAAGAATTTAGAACATGCGAGAGTACTCTATCATGATAAAGGACGAAATGATTCATACGGATTTACACATTAA
- a CDS encoding SdpI family protein: protein MFDLIFPLLLIILGVLYRINPPQNKESRFSYRTKASLKSNSSWEKAHQLLSFYWIITGIILLIFSLLLAFIPMHAFIRSSILLTTSIFAVLLTVILVEKKLQ from the coding sequence ATGTTTGATTTAATTTTCCCACTGTTACTCATTATTCTCGGCGTCCTCTACCGTATTAATCCCCCACAAAACAAAGAAAGCCGTTTTAGTTATCGAACAAAGGCTTCATTAAAAAGTAATTCCAGCTGGGAAAAAGCTCATCAATTGCTTAGTTTTTATTGGATAATTACTGGTATTATCTTACTTATTTTCTCGCTCCTACTTGCTTTTATTCCGATGCACGCCTTCATTCGGAGTTCGATATTACTTACAACTAGTATTTTTGCCGTATTACTCACTGTTATTTTAGTAGAGAAAAAGTTGCAATAA
- the licT gene encoding BglG family transcription antiterminator LicT: MIIKKILNNNVVIAEGKSGKESVVMGRGLAFQKKLGDEVDASKIEKTFIMETHELSEKLSELLSEIPLKHLRVADDVVQYAQETLETDLSDNIYLTLTDHINFAVSRYNQGINLKNALLWEIKRFYHAEYLVGMKALEFIEEEIGIKLDEDEAGFIALHIVNARQDGQQMHMTVAMTQIVQDILSIVTYHYGMVLDETSLNYTRFITHLQYFAQRLLRKEIVDSGDDFLYEQVQIKYPEAFDCTKKIDAYLINTHHTELTRDERVYLTIHIFRVTERNTIIKED; encoded by the coding sequence ATGATTATCAAAAAAATTCTGAATAACAATGTTGTAATCGCCGAGGGTAAAAGTGGCAAGGAGTCTGTAGTTATGGGACGTGGCCTTGCTTTTCAAAAGAAACTTGGAGATGAAGTGGACGCGTCCAAGATTGAAAAAACATTTATTATGGAAACACACGAACTATCAGAGAAGTTATCAGAGCTACTGAGTGAAATCCCACTGAAACATTTGCGCGTGGCGGATGATGTTGTTCAGTATGCGCAAGAAACACTCGAAACAGATTTAAGTGATAATATTTATTTAACATTAACAGACCATATTAATTTCGCTGTATCTCGCTATAATCAAGGTATTAATTTGAAAAATGCACTTTTATGGGAAATAAAACGATTTTACCACGCAGAGTACTTGGTTGGCATGAAGGCACTGGAGTTTATTGAAGAAGAAATAGGAATTAAGCTAGATGAAGATGAGGCAGGCTTTATTGCACTCCACATCGTCAACGCTAGGCAAGATGGGCAACAAATGCATATGACAGTAGCAATGACACAAATCGTTCAAGATATTCTAAGTATCGTTACTTATCATTATGGGATGGTCTTGGATGAAACTTCACTGAATTACACTCGATTTATCACACATTTACAGTATTTTGCACAGCGGTTGCTTCGAAAAGAAATTGTTGATTCAGGAGACGACTTTTTATATGAACAAGTGCAAATCAAGTATCCCGAAGCATTTGATTGTACAAAAAAAATTGATGCGTACTTGATTAATACGCATCACACCGAGTTAACAAGAGACGAACGAGTCTATCTCACTATTCATATCTTTCGTGTAACGGAACGAAATACGATTATAAAAGAAGATTAA
- a CDS encoding VOC family protein — protein sequence MNYDNTLGQIFVNLPVKDLQASIAFFTKLGYEFNPKFTDENATQMIIGKNIFAMLLKEDFFQTFHKNELADTTKVREVLITISLKRREAVDELVDLALSIGAETAAEPQEYEYMYSRSFLDLDKHLWEILYFNEDAFE from the coding sequence ATAAATTATGATAACACGCTCGGACAAATTTTTGTTAACTTGCCTGTAAAAGATTTACAAGCATCTATCGCCTTTTTCACGAAGCTTGGTTATGAGTTCAATCCCAAATTCACTGACGAAAACGCTACTCAAATGATTATTGGGAAAAATATTTTCGCCATGCTCTTGAAAGAAGATTTCTTCCAGACCTTCCATAAAAACGAACTCGCAGATACAACTAAAGTACGCGAAGTCCTCATTACAATATCACTTAAAAGACGAGAAGCGGTTGATGAATTAGTAGATTTAGCTCTAAGCATCGGCGCAGAGACGGCAGCCGAACCTCAAGAATATGAATATATGTATAGTAGAAGTTTCCTCGATTTAGATAAGCATCTGTGGGAGATCCTCTATTTTAACGAAGACGCATTTGAATAA
- a CDS encoding ClbS/DfsB family four-helix bundle protein: MARPTNKTELMELSAENYQKLNDLIDTIPVEKQMQPFPFEDRDKNIRDVVVHLHEWHKMMLEWYRVGMSGGKPVTPAEGYTWKTTPELNAAIWKKYQGTSLSEARKLLDETHKKEMQMIEEHSNEELFTKKYFKWTNTTSLGAWLISSTTSHYDWAIKKIKKFKKAAGI, from the coding sequence ATGGCGAGACCGACAAACAAAACAGAATTAATGGAGTTAAGTGCAGAGAATTATCAAAAACTCAACGATTTGATTGACACTATTCCTGTAGAAAAACAAATGCAACCATTTCCGTTTGAGGATCGAGATAAGAACATTCGTGATGTAGTAGTGCATTTGCATGAATGGCATAAAATGATGTTAGAGTGGTATAGAGTTGGGATGTCAGGTGGGAAACCAGTAACTCCAGCAGAAGGTTATACGTGGAAAACAACACCAGAATTAAATGCAGCGATTTGGAAGAAATATCAAGGTACTAGTTTAAGTGAAGCTAGGAAACTGCTTGATGAAACGCATAAGAAAGAGATGCAGATGATAGAGGAACATTCAAATGAAGAGTTATTTACAAAAAAATATTTCAAGTGGACGAATACAACTTCACTAGGAGCATGGCTCATTTCTAGTACAACCAGTCATTATGATTGGGCCATTAAAAAAATCAAGAAATTTAAAAAAGCTGCTGGAATTTGA
- a CDS encoding YxeA family protein encodes MKKIFIGIISLLILGGIGLGIYYYCYDKIAVAEQYYVKITKDGENTGDRGFAYSYVLSGYNKDGEEEKMNFKADKNLRKGAYLRLYYKNFKGVTTFEEVTPEQVPNKAAEKLN; translated from the coding sequence ATGAAGAAAATATTTATAGGTATTATTAGTCTATTAATTCTTGGAGGTATAGGTTTAGGCATTTACTACTATTGCTATGATAAAATAGCAGTAGCAGAACAATATTACGTTAAAATCACCAAAGACGGTGAAAATACTGGCGACAGGGGCTTTGCTTATTCTTATGTGCTTTCAGGTTACAATAAAGATGGAGAAGAAGAAAAAATGAACTTCAAAGCGGATAAAAACCTACGTAAAGGAGCTTACTTAAGACTCTACTATAAAAATTTCAAAGGTGTCACGACATTTGAAGAAGTGACTCCCGAGCAAGTCCCAAACAAAGCTGCTGAAAAACTTAATTAG
- a CDS encoding helix-turn-helix transcriptional regulator, whose translation MKLERILAILVLILERKVLASELAEKFEVSTRTIYRDMDTLLYAGFPVVALPGKNGGFTMLDSYKLSTFTFSETEKQILLDALQARSGFVLNENQELLREKITLLQTEKPTTNHIYFDSATQHRQQIETEVKRKMAHIQKAFTANRQLEITYVAMDGTETKRQISPQKLNLMDGSWYLEAYCHKRKATRNFKLTRILTLNQLDKEIVVLNKIEEIVHKTNKITLDFPKNQLGKLLDYFLLEEMDIHNEYVRVTFDYDGSKNIIPFILMFTSSVKIVEPESLKVQYKREVEKLYFHLNC comes from the coding sequence GTGAAACTGGAGCGGATTTTAGCCATATTAGTATTAATATTAGAACGAAAAGTCCTTGCAAGTGAATTAGCAGAAAAATTTGAAGTCAGTACACGAACTATTTATCGTGACATGGATACGCTTCTTTACGCAGGATTCCCAGTCGTTGCATTACCAGGTAAAAATGGTGGGTTTACTATGCTTGATTCCTATAAACTGTCGACATTTACCTTTTCGGAAACAGAAAAACAAATTCTACTCGATGCACTTCAAGCAAGGTCTGGATTTGTATTGAATGAAAACCAAGAGTTACTACGAGAAAAAATTACATTACTACAAACGGAAAAGCCAACAACAAATCATATTTATTTCGACTCAGCTACACAACATAGACAACAAATTGAAACTGAAGTGAAACGTAAAATGGCGCATATTCAAAAAGCATTTACCGCGAACAGACAATTAGAAATCACCTATGTTGCCATGGATGGAACAGAAACAAAAAGGCAAATTTCCCCTCAGAAATTAAATTTAATGGATGGAAGTTGGTACTTAGAAGCATATTGTCACAAGCGGAAGGCAACTCGTAATTTTAAATTAACGAGAATACTTACCTTAAACCAGCTGGATAAAGAAATAGTTGTTTTAAATAAAATAGAAGAAATTGTACATAAAACAAATAAAATCACTCTGGACTTCCCAAAAAATCAACTTGGCAAATTGCTTGATTATTTTCTATTAGAAGAAATGGATATTCATAACGAATATGTTCGGGTCACGTTCGATTATGACGGCAGTAAAAATATCATTCCTTTTATATTAATGTTTACTAGTTCTGTGAAAATTGTTGAGCCAGAGTCATTAAAAGTGCAGTATAAAAGAGAAGTGGAAAAACTTTATTTTCATTTGAATTGTTGA
- a CDS encoding YdcF family protein: MAQLRKIFIIFIVISLLYLFIVTICMFSGAKAKPSENAETVLILGAKVNGEPARPSHVLQERLDAAVDYLNEYPKARVAVSGGQGADESETEATVMEEYLVNEGIQRARIDTETKSKRTEENISYSKEKFQLEKTVIVTSDYHMYRALMLAKRQNIDATGLPAKSKTIAKYKGMVREVLSISYAWVFDW; this comes from the coding sequence ATGGCACAACTTAGAAAAATTTTCATTATTTTCATTGTGATTAGTCTGCTATATCTGTTCATTGTTACAATATGTATGTTTAGTGGGGCTAAGGCGAAACCAAGTGAGAATGCCGAGACGGTTCTTATTCTGGGAGCAAAAGTAAACGGTGAACCGGCTCGACCATCCCATGTTTTACAGGAGAGGCTCGATGCGGCAGTAGATTACTTAAATGAGTATCCAAAAGCTAGAGTGGCTGTTAGTGGTGGTCAGGGCGCAGATGAAAGCGAGACAGAAGCGACTGTTATGGAAGAATATTTGGTTAATGAAGGTATTCAGAGAGCACGGATTGATACCGAAACTAAATCCAAAAGGACGGAAGAAAATATTAGCTATAGTAAAGAAAAATTTCAGCTTGAGAAAACAGTGATTGTTACAAGTGATTATCATATGTATCGGGCGCTGATGCTTGCGAAACGTCAAAACATTGATGCAACAGGACTTCCGGCAAAATCAAAGACAATCGCAAAATATAAAGGAATGGTGCGAGAAGTATTGTCGATATCCTATGCATGGGTTTTTGATTGGTAA
- a CDS encoding internalin N-terminal domain-containing protein: protein MKKIIGMVFIAICCIIFIPVTKAQAETVPLPAPIIEAFPVEAIAEAFAEELDKDSVNDIITQDDLDTIEVIPLPGLDLTGEDLSVLNNEVFPNAVELAIWSNNIGEMPSLSASLPALENIQAYSANITSFPNEVYPNLTTIDMHGNDFGFNIPLFIGMESLVDVNLEYAGLSGYVAEDIWMNLTNLDTLLLFQNHLISIPEEIFQSKQLRSWSFDEQTATYPPTTIKQGENLEVFVPFIYQALDFIVPSKDNLIIIRDNGQELYKPVYPTYEGSYMYTIETAFLEPGEHLLEISLGYNGGEYVGWYDFPVTITE, encoded by the coding sequence GTGAAAAAAATAATAGGGATGGTATTTATAGCTATTTGTTGTATAATCTTTATTCCAGTTACAAAAGCGCAGGCTGAAACGGTACCATTGCCAGCTCCAATTATTGAAGCTTTTCCGGTTGAAGCAATTGCAGAAGCTTTTGCAGAAGAACTTGATAAAGATTCTGTCAATGATATTATTACTCAAGATGATTTGGATACGATTGAAGTAATTCCTTTACCAGGATTAGACTTAACAGGTGAAGATTTAAGTGTGCTTAATAATGAAGTATTTCCTAATGCAGTAGAATTGGCTATTTGGAGTAATAATATCGGTGAGATGCCTTCACTATCAGCAAGTTTACCTGCCTTAGAAAATATTCAAGCTTATAGTGCAAATATTACTTCTTTTCCAAATGAAGTCTATCCTAATTTAACAACTATAGATATGCATGGAAATGATTTTGGCTTCAATATTCCTCTTTTTATTGGGATGGAGAGTCTAGTAGATGTTAATTTGGAATATGCAGGGCTTTCTGGATATGTTGCAGAGGATATTTGGATGAATTTGACTAACTTAGATACACTTTTGCTATTCCAAAATCATTTAATTTCTATTCCAGAAGAAATATTCCAATCAAAACAACTTAGAAGCTGGTCTTTTGATGAGCAAACAGCAACATATCCCCCAACAACGATTAAACAGGGGGAGAATTTAGAAGTTTTTGTTCCATTTATCTATCAAGCGTTAGATTTTATTGTGCCAAGTAAGGATAACTTGATTATTATTCGAGATAACGGCCAAGAATTATATAAACCAGTGTATCCAACCTATGAAGGGTCATATATGTATACAATTGAAACCGCCTTCTTAGAACCAGGAGAACATTTGCTAGAAATTTCCTTAGGTTATAACGGTGGAGAATATGTAGGGTGGTATGATTTTCCAGTAACAATCACTGAATAA
- a CDS encoding TIM-barrel domain-containing protein, translated as MKRKTRKISLIFILGILIFSCLSGFGTNVWAMDGEFHSPYGDDDLYSVQPTERSPRDPKAGEDVTLNITTWPIEDGDSVWVEWTKNGVAQEKITAEYDYNSGNNTYWKADLGNFEKGDEITYTTKGSANGGTTYESGPFTFYVTDWEYVENVSSVVDNGDSITLNMTATAGGFIPKLYVSFEDIDTLRMELSPTGKETGHGGKSEYTVEDGADEITITTDDLRVEIQKSPYRMEVYQADGTLLTSEYTTANSLGWLTDGKNVINQYQNNFVTPNDEAFYGFGERYDTINQRGKDVETYVYNEYQDQAQTERTYLAVPFFVSANKYGMYVNSDFHSQFQMASKVEDKYSFVLDNDGDMTTMLDYYVISGKDQNDIVNNYTDITGKTTLLPKWAFGLWMSANEWDRDSDVSTALANAEENEIPATGFVLEQWSDEETYYIWNDATYTAKKDGEAFGYDDFTFNGKWADPKTMVDSVHDAGMNIVLWQVPVLKDDGTVYEQRDNDEEYMISQGYSADDGTGAPYRVPASQWFGNGILLDFTNEEAVDWWTSQREYLLTDVGIDGFKTDGGEMVWGRDTTFSNGENGQEMRNRYPSDYVSSYFDFAKSINPDAVSFSRSGTSGAQKSGIYWSGDQTSTFESFQSSVKAGLSASTSGVSYWAWDMAGFTGSYPTSELYKRATAMAAFAPIMQFHSEKSDPSPSEERSPWNAVARTGDETILPTFQKYLYTRMNLLPYIYTAAKDTADNGKSMMRQMAMDYPDDVNTHGLDEQYMFGDDLLVAPIVQEGQTEKEVYLPEGEWVDIWNGGIHPGGETISYYADVDTLPVFAKAGAIIPMNMTAGYQLGQNVGNDIDAYENLTFRVYPSGDSEYSFYDDVNGGEMRDISVSEDFANEKVIVNLPAMADETTMQVFSTEPTDVTIDGTEVAKADTLDAFNEATTGYYYDSLQNLTYVKAGIKTSAQTIVMNGTNHAPYEAEFGHLTNVTTANDHAGYTGTGFVASFDQEKEAVEFDIDAVDGASEYTMEVRYSAGVEDATRTVYVNGSKQKINLPKTADWDTWATVEVPVTLHDENNRVVFDFEADDTAGINFDHVVIKK; from the coding sequence ATGAAGCGGAAGACAAGAAAAATTAGTTTGATTTTTATTTTAGGTATACTTATCTTTAGTTGTTTGAGTGGATTTGGGACGAATGTTTGGGCGATGGACGGAGAATTTCACTCGCCATATGGAGATGATGATTTATACTCTGTTCAACCAACAGAGCGTTCACCAAGAGATCCAAAAGCAGGGGAAGATGTCACTCTAAATATAACAACTTGGCCAATTGAAGACGGAGATAGTGTTTGGGTTGAGTGGACAAAAAATGGAGTGGCACAAGAAAAGATAACCGCAGAATATGATTATAATAGTGGAAACAATACTTACTGGAAAGCAGATTTAGGAAATTTTGAAAAAGGGGACGAGATTACTTATACTACAAAAGGATCTGCTAATGGAGGTACAACTTATGAAAGTGGTCCATTCACTTTTTATGTAACGGATTGGGAATACGTGGAGAATGTTAGTAGTGTAGTTGATAATGGAGATTCTATTACGTTAAATATGACAGCGACGGCAGGGGGATTTATACCGAAGTTATATGTCTCTTTTGAAGACATAGATACACTACGTATGGAACTTTCACCAACTGGTAAAGAAACAGGACATGGTGGTAAATCAGAATACACTGTGGAAGATGGTGCAGATGAAATAACGATTACAACCGATGATTTACGAGTGGAAATACAAAAATCGCCATATCGAATGGAAGTTTATCAAGCAGATGGCACTTTACTTACTAGTGAATATACAACAGCAAATAGCTTAGGTTGGTTAACTGACGGGAAAAATGTCATTAATCAATATCAAAATAATTTTGTAACACCAAATGATGAAGCGTTTTATGGTTTTGGTGAGCGTTATGACACAATCAATCAACGTGGAAAAGATGTAGAAACTTATGTCTATAATGAATATCAAGATCAAGCTCAAACAGAAAGAACTTATTTAGCAGTACCATTCTTTGTAAGTGCTAATAAATATGGTATGTATGTTAATTCGGATTTCCATTCACAGTTCCAAATGGCTTCTAAAGTAGAAGACAAGTACAGCTTTGTTTTGGACAATGATGGAGATATGACGACGATGCTAGACTATTATGTTATTAGCGGCAAAGATCAAAATGATATTGTGAATAATTATACAGATATAACTGGGAAAACCACTTTGCTACCGAAATGGGCTTTTGGCCTTTGGATGTCAGCAAATGAGTGGGACAGAGATTCAGATGTTAGTACAGCACTAGCTAATGCAGAAGAAAACGAAATTCCAGCTACTGGATTTGTATTAGAGCAGTGGAGTGATGAAGAAACGTACTATATCTGGAATGATGCAACCTACACAGCTAAAAAAGACGGGGAAGCATTTGGCTATGACGATTTTACTTTTAACGGGAAATGGGCAGATCCAAAAACAATGGTGGATAGTGTTCATGATGCAGGAATGAATATCGTTTTATGGCAGGTACCAGTATTAAAAGATGATGGTACTGTTTACGAACAACGAGATAATGATGAAGAATACATGATAAGTCAAGGGTACAGTGCGGATGACGGGACAGGAGCACCATATCGTGTTCCAGCGTCTCAGTGGTTTGGAAATGGGATATTACTAGACTTCACTAATGAAGAAGCAGTAGATTGGTGGACGTCGCAACGTGAATACTTATTAACAGATGTGGGTATTGATGGATTTAAAACAGATGGTGGAGAAATGGTCTGGGGACGCGATACAACTTTCTCTAATGGTGAGAATGGACAAGAAATGAGAAACCGTTATCCAAGTGATTATGTTTCTAGCTATTTTGATTTTGCGAAGAGCATTAATCCAGATGCCGTTTCATTCAGTCGTTCAGGAACTTCAGGCGCACAAAAATCTGGAATTTACTGGTCAGGCGATCAAACTTCGACCTTTGAGTCATTCCAATCATCCGTGAAAGCTGGACTTAGCGCATCTACATCAGGTGTTTCTTATTGGGCTTGGGATATGGCTGGATTTACGGGGAGCTATCCGACATCAGAACTTTATAAACGGGCAACAGCAATGGCAGCATTTGCACCGATTATGCAGTTCCACTCGGAAAAATCAGATCCTTCGCCAAGTGAAGAGCGCTCACCTTGGAATGCAGTAGCTAGAACAGGTGATGAAACAATTTTACCAACGTTCCAAAAATATTTATATACAAGAATGAATTTATTACCATACATTTACACTGCAGCGAAAGATACTGCTGACAATGGTAAATCAATGATGCGCCAAATGGCAATGGATTATCCGGATGATGTGAACACACATGGTTTAGATGAACAGTATATGTTTGGTGATGATTTATTAGTAGCACCGATTGTACAAGAAGGTCAAACTGAAAAAGAAGTTTATTTACCTGAAGGAGAATGGGTTGATATTTGGAATGGTGGTATTCATCCAGGTGGAGAAACAATTTCTTATTATGCTGATGTCGATACTCTTCCAGTTTTTGCAAAAGCTGGAGCGATCATCCCAATGAATATGACAGCCGGTTATCAACTGGGCCAGAATGTCGGAAATGATATAGATGCTTATGAAAATCTAACTTTCCGTGTTTATCCATCAGGAGATAGCGAATACAGCTTTTACGATGATGTCAATGGTGGAGAAATGCGTGATATTAGTGTTTCCGAAGACTTTGCCAATGAAAAAGTAATAGTAAATCTTCCTGCAATGGCAGATGAAACAACTATGCAAGTTTTCAGCACAGAACCAACAGACGTTACGATCGATGGAACAGAAGTAGCAAAAGCAGATACACTTGATGCATTTAATGAAGCTACAACTGGCTATTACTATGATTCCTTGCAAAATCTAACTTATGTAAAAGCTGGGATCAAAACTAGTGCTCAAACGATTGTAATGAATGGAACAAATCATGCGCCATACGAAGCAGAATTCGGTCATTTAACGAATGTAACTACTGCAAATGACCATGCTGGATATACTGGCACAGGATTTGTAGCAAGCTTTGATCAAGAAAAAGAAGCGGTCGAGTTTGATATTGATGCAGTTGATGGAGCTTCAGAGTATACAATGGAAGTTCGTTATAGTGCTGGTGTAGAAGATGCGACAAGAACTGTTTATGTGAATGGTTCAAAACAAAAAATCAATTTACCAAAAACGGCCGATTGGGATACTTGGGCAACAGTGGAAGTTCCGGTAACCTTACATGATGAAAATAACCGAGTCGTCTTTGATTTTGAAGCAGATGATACGGCGGGGATTAACTTTGATCATGTAGTTATTAAGAAATGA